Below is a window of Candidatus Dadabacteria bacterium DNA.
TATGTTGAACGCTTGCGCGGCGGGATAGTCCGGGTGGTGTCCGTTCCTTTCCGCAAACATTGCCGCAAACTCCGCTCCGGAGGGGCCGAACTCCGCCTCAGGCGATGTTTCCTCCTCCCACTGGCTCACTGAAAAAACGCCCTCGCACCGGTCTGCAAATACCTTGCCGAACTCATCCACTCCCGCCGCGACAAAGCACAGAAACTCCGGCCTTTCCCTCATTGAGAAAACCCTTTCCGCAAGCGCGATGTCATCTTCCATTCTTCCGACAGCAAGAAGCGCGTCCGCTCCTCTTGCGGCATTCAAAACCCGCTCCGCCCCCGCGGCGGGGTCATAAGCGACCCTCTGAATGTCCATCCCGAAATCCGCTCCGCGCCTCGCCGCTCCGCCCGCGACCATGCCTGAAAATCCGCTTCCCTCCGCCTCCGCCACGGCAACCTTTTTCTTCCCCGCCCGCTTGAGCATGTCAACAACCGGAACGAAATACCGGCTTGCGGGCGTTATGCAACTCACCACATTGCCGTATTGCGTGATTTCATCGGACGCCCCGCCATGATTCCAGAGCGTTCCGCCGAGGGCGTGCGCGGCGCGCGCGGCGGCAAGGCACAGGCTGCTTGAATACGGTCCGAAAACTGCGTCAACCGTTCTGTTGCGGCAGAAATGCGCCGTCCATTCAGCCGCTTTTTCCGGGTCGCTTCCGTCATCTTCAACAAGCAGTTCCGCGCCGGAATACTCCGCCCACAACTCCGCGCCCCGAAGCGCTTTGCGTCCGAGAGCGGCGAACCTTCCGGTCAAACTGATGGGGATTGCGGCTTTCAGGGGCATTGTCAGGAGAGCAGGGCGAGCGCCTTTTCTATCCTGACCATTCCCTCTTCTATGTTTTCCATTGATGTGGCGTAGGAGATTCTCAGATGGTTTTCCATTCCGAACTCCACGCCCGGAACTACGGCGACCTTTGCCTGATTGAGCAGAAACTCCGCAAGCGTAACGCTGTCTTTGATTTCGCCGTCTCCGAACTTTTTACCGATGAAGTTTCCGGCGGACGGAAAGATGTAGAACGCGCCGCTTGGTGTAAGGCACTCAAACCCTATTTCCCGGACGCGCGAAACTATAAAATCCCTTCTGCGTTCAAACTCCTCCGCGCGCCTCTCCACAACTTCCTGACTGCCGGATAGCGCTTCGGCGGCGGCGACTTGCGCCATGGAAGGCGGGTTTGAAGTGCATTGCCCCTGTATGCGCGACATAGCCGATATGACATCCGCATTCGCCGCCGCATATCCGATTCTCCAGCCGGTCATTGAATACGATTTTGAAACCCCGTTCACAAGGATGGAGTTTTCTCTCACATCGTCTCCCAAAGCCGCCACGGGCGTGTGCTTCGCGCCGCCGTAGAGGATTTTGTCGTATATCTCGTCCGACACGATGAATATGCCCGCCTCCGTTGCCACGCCCGCAATTTCCGCGAGTTCCTTTTCATCATAGGTCGCGCCGGTGGGGTTTGAGGGGTAGTTCAATATCAGCGCGCGCGTTCTCGGGGAGATGAGTTTTTTGAGCCCCCCCGGCGTGAGTTTGAACCCGTCCTTCAGCGCGGTCTCCGCGATGACGGGCGTCGCCCCCGCGAGCGCGATTTGCGCCGGGTATGAAACCCAGTAGGGAGACGGCACGATTACTTCGTCTCCGGGATTAAAGACCGCCTGCGCCACATTGTAAAGCGTGTGCTTTGCGCCGCATGAGACCATCACTTCGGCGGGTGAATATTCAATCCCGTAGTCCAGTTTGATTCTTTCGGTGATGGCTTTTTTCAGTTCGGCTGTTCCGCCCACGGGCGTGTATTTGGTGAAGCCGCTTTTGATTGACTCAATGCCCGCCTCTTTGATGTTGCCGGGCGTGTCAAAGTCCGGCTCTCCCGCGCCAAATCCGATGACGTCCACCCCTTCGGCGCGCAACTCCTTTACCTTCGCCGTGATTGCAAGTGTGGCGGACTGCTTTATCTCCGCCGCTCTTTGTGAAATGTCTATGCTCATTTTCCCTTCCCGGCGCGCAGTCGCGCGCGCAGTTTTTTCTCAACAAAGTCCGGAATCATGCCGTCCGCAGACCCGCCGAGCGCCACAACCTCTTTTATCAGAGATGAACTGATATGGGAGAACCGCGCTTCGGTAACCATAAAGACCGTTTCAATCGCGGGCTTGAGAGACTTGTTTGCGGTTGCCATCTGAAGTTCGTATTCAAAGTCCGAAACGCTTCTCATACCCCTGAGTATGACCCCCGCCTCTTTTTTTGCCGCGTATTCCATAAGCAACCCGTCAAACGGCTCAACCTTGACGTTGCTTTTGCCCGCGACCGCCTTTTGCGCCATTGCCACCCGCTCCTTAAGGGGGAAAGTTGCCGACCCCGGCGGCTTTTTTGCGACCGCGACCGTCAACTCGTCAAACACCTCCGCCCCGCGCTCAATGATGTTTATGTGCCCGAGGGTAACGGGGTCAAAAGACCCCGGATATATCGCCGTCTTCTTCATACTGTTTCTTTTCTTCACGGTGAGATTATGCTGACGGTTGTGCCTCCGTATCTTTTCGTCACACGTTTTTCGCCGGAATGTTCTCCGCCATCCTCCCCGCCGGTCTCATACTCTATTACAATTCTGCCGTTTTGCGACAGCAGGGAAGAAAAACGCGCCTCAAGTTTGCTCTCCGAAATTTTTTTGTAAAGCGAGTAGGGCGGCATTATGAACACGAGGTCAAACTTTCTTCCGCTTTCGGTCAGGATTTCCGCCGCTTTGCGGTAGTCTGCGCGGATTACTTTGCATCTGTCTTCAAAGCCGCATTGTTTGATGTTGTTGTGAATGACCTCCGCCACCTGCGGGCTTTTTTCAACGAACACGGCCGAGTCCGCCCCGCGGCTGAGGCATTCTATGCCGAGCGCGCCGGAGCCTGCGAACACGTCCAGGACATGCGCCCCGCGCAAATCGCCCAGAGTGTCAAAGACGGACTTCCTGACCCGCGCCGTCATTGGGCGCACTCCCTTGCTTGCGGTTTTAATTTTTCTGCCCTTTGCCGAGCCGGTGATGATTCTCATAATGGAGCGGTAAGGATACACTGTTGGAGTGTCCGGGCGAAGGGGGCGTTCTCCTCCCGCCTTTGATAATTGATTGTCCGCCCCTTTCATAATATAATGTAACCAATCAGACCTTAACGGTTTTCAAACAATGCCCGACGACACATCCCGCTTTCTTCCCACAAGCATTGAAGATGAGATGAAAGACTCTTATCTCTCCTACTCAATGAGTGTGATTGTGGGCAGGGCGCTGCCGGACGCGAGAGACGGAATGAAACCCGTCCACAGGCGCATCCTTTACGGAATGCACGAGGTAGGCAACGCATGGAACAGACCCTACAAAAAATCCGCCAGAATTGTGGGGGATGTGATGGGAAAGTTCCACCCTCACGGCGATTCAGCCATTTATGACACCCTCGTCCGCATGGCGCAGGACTTCTCAATGCGCTACCCGCTTGTTGACGGACAGGGCAACTTCGGCTCCATGGACGGAGACCCGCCCGCCGCCATGCGGTACACCGAAGTGCGGCTTGACAGAATCGCGGGCGAGATTTTAGACGACCTTGACAAGGAAACGGTTGACTTCGTTCCCAACTACGACGGCGGCGAGCATGAGCCCGTGGTGCTGCCCGCGCGGTTGCCCAACCTGCTCCTGAACGGCTCATCGGGAATAGCGGTCGGCATGTCAACCAACATTCCCCCGCACAACCTCGGCGAACTTGTTGACGCCATCATCGCGCAAATCAAAGACCCGGACATCACAGTCGCAAAACTTATGAAACACCTTCCGGGGCCGGACTTCCCCACGGGCGGATTTATTCACGGCAGCGCCCCGATACGGCAGATATACGAGACCGGAAGAGGCATCATCAAGATCAGGGCGCGCGCCTCCATTGAGAAACAGAAAAAGGGTGACAAAAGCCTCGTAGTCATCAGCGAAATCCCCTATCAGGTCAACAAGGTCAAACTTATAGAGCGCATCGCCGAACTCGTCCGTGACGAGAAAATCAAAGGCATAAGCGACATCCGTGACGAGTCCGACAGAGACGGCATCCGCCTTGTCGTGGAACTCAAACGGGGCGAAAACGCGGAGGTTATTCTCAACCAGCTTTACAAAAATACCCAGATGGACACCTCTTTCGGCGTCATCATGCTCGCCCTTGTCGGCAACCAGCCCGAAGTGCTGAGCCTCAAAGAAGCGCTCGCCCAGTTCATCGGCCACCGCAGGGAAGTGGTCATCCGCAGAACCCTGTTTGAACTTGAAAAGGCGGAAGCCCGCCTCCACATTCTGGACGGCCTCAAGATCGCGCTGGACAATCTGGACGCCGTAATCAAGATGATTCGCTCATCAAAGAGTCCGGGCGAGGCGAAAGCCGCCCTTATAGAGAAACTCTCCCTGTCCGACATACAGGCGCAGGCAATCCTTGACATGCGTCTCCAGAGGCTCACCGCCCTTGAGAGGGAGAAAATTCTTGAGGAAAGAAAGGAGTTGCTTGAGACCGTGGCGCGGCTTAAAAAGATACTTGCGGATGAGAGTTTGATACTGAAGATAGTGAGCGATGAACTTGCCGAACTGAAAAGCAAATACGCCGACAAAAGAAGAACCGAAATCATTGAAAATGCCGAGGAAATCTCAATTGAAGACCTCATTTCCGATGAAGACATGGTGGTAACCATCTCGCACGAGGGCTACATCAAAACCACCCCGCTCAGCATTTACAGAAGCCAGAGACGCGGCGGCAAGGGCAAGAAGGGAATGACCACCCGCGAGAGCGATTTCGTTGAAGACCTGTTCACGGCGTCAAACCACAATTACGTGCTTTTCTTCACAAACCACGGCAGGTGTCACTGGCTCAAGGTGTATGAAATACCGGAGGCCGGGCGCACGGCGAAGGGCAGGGCGATGGTGAACCTGCTCAATCTGGGCGAGGGCGAAAAGGTGGCGGCGGTGCTTCCGGTGAGAAAGTTTGAGGATGACAAGTTCATACTGATGGCGACCCGGCGCGGCGTTGTGAAGAAAACCGGCCTGATGGCGTATTCGCGCCCGCGCTCGGGCGGAATCATCGCCCTTAACATCAAAGACGGAGACGAACTTGTCGCCGCGAGAATCACGGACGGGAAAAGTGAAATTTTCCTCTCCTCCCACGACGGCAAGGGCATCAGGTTTGAAGAGTCAAAAGTGCGCGCGATGGGCAGAACCGCATCGGGCGTCAAGGGGTTCAATCTGGAAAAAGACGACTGGCTGGTGAGCCTTGAGGTTGCTCCCGACCCCGAAGCGCAAATGCTGACCGTTACGGAAAAGGGCTTTGGAAAACGGACGCGCCTGTCCGGCTACCGGCAGACAAACCGGGGCGGCAAGGGTGTGAAAACCGTTGATATAACGGCGAAAAACGGCAAGGTGATAGGAACTTTTCAGGTTACGAACGCAACGCAGATGATATTTGTTACCACTCCCGCGGGCAAGGTAATAAGGGTGAATGTCAGCGAGATACGCAGCACGGGACGTGTGGCGCAGGGCGTGAGGGTGGTGCGCCTTGAGCGCGGCGAGACCATTGCCGCCGCCGCAAAGGTTGTTGAGAGAGACGATTCGGACGCAGACGAAGACGGGCGGGAGCAGGCAAACGGCGCGACCGCAAACGGCGCAGCCCCTCCCGCAGACGGCGGCGGGAAAGAGTGAGGAGCGCTCTTGCCCAGAGAGATTGAAAATGTTTTCATTGACCTTCCGGGCAACAACTGCTTTGCCTGCCATCCGGGCAATGAACTCGGCCTTCGCCTGAAGTTTTTCGCCGATGACGACACCGGCGAGGTGTTCACCACATTTGCTCCCGAAAGGCATTTCAACGGCTTTCCCGGCATACTTCACGGCGGAATACAGTGCGCGATAATGGATGAACTCGCGTTCTGGGCGATGTTTGACAAGGTCGGCAAAATAGGTGTTACAACCCGCATAGATTTGCGCTATCTTGCTCCGGTGGGCTTTGACGCCCCGCTTGAAGCGCGCGCAAAGATGATTGAGTTTGAAGGCGTAAAGGCGCGCGTTTCCGCCTCAATAAAGGGCAAAAACGGCAGAGACTCCGCAAGGGCGGTGGTAACCTATGCCCTGCCGGACAAAAAGGCCCTCGGCGCAATCCTCGGCGAAAACACGCTTAAAGGCAAGTTTGAGAGGTATATTCGGGAATGAAACTCTACACCCATCCCCTTTCCGGCAACGCCTACAAGGCGGAGTTGTTGCTCAACCATCTGGGTGTTGAGTTTGAGAGGGTCAACACGGACATCTTCAAGGGCGAACACCAAACCGGTGAATTTGCCGCGCTTAACCCCAACCGCAAAATACCCGTTCTTGTTGACGGCGATTTTGTTATGTGGGAATCCAACGCGCTTCTTTTCTACATAGGGCGCAAGTTTGCCCCCAATCCGTATTTTCCCGAAGAGCCGGAGACTTTCGGCCTTGCCTCGCAGTGGGTTTTGTTCGGAAAAACCACGCTTGACACCCCGCTTGCCCTTGCCCGCTTCTGGACAAAGTTTCTGCCGCCCGAAAAGGTTGACCCCGCCGCGCTTGCGCAAAAACGCGAAGAAGGGCGGGCGGCGCTTGAGATTCTGAACGGCGCGCTCAAGTCCCGCGACTTTCTTGCGGGTCCCTACACCATAGCGGACATCGCGTGCTACCCGTATGTCGCCCTCGCCCACGAGGGCGAAGTTGACATCTCGGACTATTCCGCCGTTTCAAAATGGGTGAAAAGGGTGGAGGCTCAGCCCGGCTGGACGGCAATGGGATGAGCGGGAGACGGGATTCGAACCCGCGACCTCTTCCTTGGCAAGGAAACGCTCTAGCCAACTGAGCTACTCCCGCGAGCGGTTTTGAGGCTATCCGCCGCCCCTCTTGTTGTCAAACGCGCATGCGGTGAGCGGGAGACGGGATTCGAACCCGCGACCTCTTGCTTGGGAAGCAAATGCTCTGGCCAGCTGAGCTACTCCCGCAATTGGACTTTGCGGCGGCGAGAGTGGAAACTATCACCCGCGCTCCGGTCTGTCAATTAACTTCGGCGCGCGGAACGTGCAATGCCGACGGCAAACAGAAAGTTTATTTCAGGCGTGAAAACCGCCGTCATAAAAATAGGGAGCAGCGTCCTTGTTTCAGACGGCGGGCTTGATGAAAATGTCTTTGCGTCCATAGCGGAGCAGGTATCGCTTGTGCGCGGCGGGGGCGTCCGGGTCGCCCTTGTGTCTTCCGGCGCCATTGCGGCGGGGATGAAAAAATTAGGCGTTTCCTCAAAGCCCGACACCGTCCGGCGCAAGCAGGCGGTTGCCGCATGCGGGCAGAGTTACCTTATGTGGAACTACGAGAGAGTGTTTTCAGAGAACGGCATTTCCGTGGCGCAAGTGCTTCTCACTCAGGACGGTCTTTCGGACAGGCGCTGCTTTCTCAACGCTCGCGGCACTTTCAGGGAACTTCTGGACATGGGCGTCATTCCGGTCGTTAACGAAAACGACACGGTCGCCACGGATGAAATCGTCTTCGGCGACAATGACAACCTTGCCGCCATAGTCGCCGCCCTTGTGGAGGCGGACCTGCTCGTCATGCTCACCGACACCGAGGGCGTGTATGAGAAAAATCCCGATGAAAACGCGGACGCCCGCCTGCTGTCCGTCATAGAGGACACGGAACTCGCCGTCAGAGAAAGCGCGGGCGACACCTTCGGGGCGACCACCACCGGCGGGATGAAAACCAAACTTGAGGCGGCGGGCAAGGCGTCCGCGTTCGGAGTTCCGTGTGTTATAGCGGACGGACGGGATTTTGGCAACATTGGCCGCGTATTTGGCGGTGAGAATGTGGGAACGCTTGTCCCCGCACGCGGAGACAAGATGGGGGCGCGCAAGCACTGGATTGCCTACACGCTCAAACCCGCCGGAACGATAACGCTTGATGACGGGGCCGCCGGGGCGGTCG
It encodes the following:
- the proB gene encoding glutamate 5-kinase, encoding MPTANRKFISGVKTAVIKIGSSVLVSDGGLDENVFASIAEQVSLVRGGGVRVALVSSGAIAAGMKKLGVSSKPDTVRRKQAVAACGQSYLMWNYERVFSENGISVAQVLLTQDGLSDRRCFLNARGTFRELLDMGVIPVVNENDTVATDEIVFGDNDNLAAIVAALVEADLLVMLTDTEGVYEKNPDENADARLLSVIEDTELAVRESAGDTFGATTTGGMKTKLEAAGKASAFGVPCVIADGRDFGNIGRVFGGENVGTLVPARGDKMGARKHWIAYTLKPAGTITLDDGAAGAVGKSGKSLLPSGVVSVSGEFRRGDPVLCVDSEGGEIARGLVSYSSDEMRRICGLKASEIEKTLGYKYGDEVIHR
- a CDS encoding glutathione S-transferase family protein, with protein sequence MKLYTHPLSGNAYKAELLLNHLGVEFERVNTDIFKGEHQTGEFAALNPNRKIPVLVDGDFVMWESNALLFYIGRKFAPNPYFPEEPETFGLASQWVLFGKTTLDTPLALARFWTKFLPPEKVDPAALAQKREEGRAALEILNGALKSRDFLAGPYTIADIACYPYVALAHEGEVDISDYSAVSKWVKRVEAQPGWTAMG
- a CDS encoding PaaI family thioesterase, which produces MPREIENVFIDLPGNNCFACHPGNELGLRLKFFADDDTGEVFTTFAPERHFNGFPGILHGGIQCAIMDELAFWAMFDKVGKIGVTTRIDLRYLAPVGFDAPLEARAKMIEFEGVKARVSASIKGKNGRDSARAVVTYALPDKKALGAILGENTLKGKFERYIRE
- the rsmD gene encoding 16S rRNA (guanine(966)-N(2))-methyltransferase RsmD: MYPYRSIMRIITGSAKGRKIKTASKGVRPMTARVRKSVFDTLGDLRGAHVLDVFAGSGALGIECLSRGADSAVFVEKSPQVAEVIHNNIKQCGFEDRCKVIRADYRKAAEILTESGRKFDLVFIMPPYSLYKKISESKLEARFSSLLSQNGRIVIEYETGGEDGGEHSGEKRVTKRYGGTTVSIISP
- the gyrA gene encoding DNA gyrase subunit A, coding for MPDDTSRFLPTSIEDEMKDSYLSYSMSVIVGRALPDARDGMKPVHRRILYGMHEVGNAWNRPYKKSARIVGDVMGKFHPHGDSAIYDTLVRMAQDFSMRYPLVDGQGNFGSMDGDPPAAMRYTEVRLDRIAGEILDDLDKETVDFVPNYDGGEHEPVVLPARLPNLLLNGSSGIAVGMSTNIPPHNLGELVDAIIAQIKDPDITVAKLMKHLPGPDFPTGGFIHGSAPIRQIYETGRGIIKIRARASIEKQKKGDKSLVVISEIPYQVNKVKLIERIAELVRDEKIKGISDIRDESDRDGIRLVVELKRGENAEVILNQLYKNTQMDTSFGVIMLALVGNQPEVLSLKEALAQFIGHRREVVIRRTLFELEKAEARLHILDGLKIALDNLDAVIKMIRSSKSPGEAKAALIEKLSLSDIQAQAILDMRLQRLTALEREKILEERKELLETVARLKKILADESLILKIVSDELAELKSKYADKRRTEIIENAEEISIEDLISDEDMVVTISHEGYIKTTPLSIYRSQRRGGKGKKGMTTRESDFVEDLFTASNHNYVLFFTNHGRCHWLKVYEIPEAGRTAKGRAMVNLLNLGEGEKVAAVLPVRKFEDDKFILMATRRGVVKKTGLMAYSRPRSGGIIALNIKDGDELVAARITDGKSEIFLSSHDGKGIRFEESKVRAMGRTASGVKGFNLEKDDWLVSLEVAPDPEAQMLTVTEKGFGKRTRLSGYRQTNRGGKGVKTVDITAKNGKVIGTFQVTNATQMIFVTTPAGKVIRVNVSEIRSTGRVAQGVRVVRLERGETIAAAAKVVERDDSDADEDGREQANGATANGAAPPADGGGKE
- the coaD gene encoding pantetheine-phosphate adenylyltransferase, which produces MKKTAIYPGSFDPVTLGHINIIERGAEVFDELTVAVAKKPPGSATFPLKERVAMAQKAVAGKSNVKVEPFDGLLMEYAAKKEAGVILRGMRSVSDFEYELQMATANKSLKPAIETVFMVTEARFSHISSSLIKEVVALGGSADGMIPDFVEKKLRARLRAGKGK
- a CDS encoding pyridoxal phosphate-dependent aminotransferase, with amino-acid sequence MDISQRAAEIKQSATLAITAKVKELRAEGVDVIGFGAGEPDFDTPGNIKEAGIESIKSGFTKYTPVGGTAELKKAITERIKLDYGIEYSPAEVMVSCGAKHTLYNVAQAVFNPGDEVIVPSPYWVSYPAQIALAGATPVIAETALKDGFKLTPGGLKKLISPRTRALILNYPSNPTGATYDEKELAEIAGVATEAGIFIVSDEIYDKILYGGAKHTPVAALGDDVRENSILVNGVSKSYSMTGWRIGYAAANADVISAMSRIQGQCTSNPPSMAQVAAAEALSGSQEVVERRAEEFERRRDFIVSRVREIGFECLTPSGAFYIFPSAGNFIGKKFGDGEIKDSVTLAEFLLNQAKVAVVPGVEFGMENHLRISYATSMENIEEGMVRIEKALALLS